The Numida meleagris isolate 19003 breed g44 Domestic line chromosome 12, NumMel1.0, whole genome shotgun sequence genome includes a window with the following:
- the LOC110405536 gene encoding lateral signaling target protein 2 homolog isoform X1, protein MLPAALRRWLRRPKRSDPRLLSQFFFADERVTRVVAEINGLDAELDPQQYLVLLNQLHLSQAQLLAVIERIMEECIPTQRYSRDYLVKFPEELSVDNLGNHMLFAAECLLAGTFLEVEETEGAQLRPRARNLLCSLELVRALLREQSLSQPGTYPEPVRAALIQFDRLFAEFELSYVSSLVAVKSPDEIYRQQEIIVLFCETVERALRLGYLTQEMIDGYEPLLMFTIPRLAIISGLLIYPEGPLSLERSPEQMSRVFSPFYNLLTKIRDLLRVLSAEELCLLERSLCTAEAEDPCSPVTPPAWGEAVPRVAPPAPWDLVEGPHTTSAPHTFVGRLDAVDNPCTERPQHPPGPWLEAALGARCSELRSHYSSTRDMLHTLFVCISGVADQLQTNFASDLRCILKTVFKIVASPAETLEEMGGSKDGVGDLCTGDVPHVVDCPLCPSSTDAAGLRRAAGARSRPEWVPDSSCSRCSACRAPFTLLRRRHHCRSCGKIFCARCSPHTAALPHYGQPRPVRVCTHCHATHLPPWRTRTR, encoded by the exons ATGCTGCCCGCCGCCCTCCGGAGATGGCTGCGCCGGCCCAAG CGCTCCGACCCCCGGCTGCTCTCGCAGTTCTTCTTTGCCGATGAGCGGGTGACAAGGGTGGTGGCCGAGATCAACGGGCTGGATGCCGAGCTGGACCCGCAGCAGTACCTGGTGCTCCTCAACCAGCTCCACCTCAGCCAG GCTCAGCTGCTGGCCGTCATCGAGCGCATCATGGAGGAGTGCATCCCCACGCAGAGGTACAGCCGTGACTACCTCGTCAAGTTCCCTGAGGAGCTCTCGGTGGACAACCTGGGGAACCACATGCTGTTTGCTGCCGAG TGCCTTCTGGCGGGGACCTTCCTCGAGGTGGAGGAGACGGAGGGGGCACAGCTGCGGCCGCGCGCCAGGAAcctgctgtgcagcctggagctggTGCGGGCGCTGCTGCGGGAGCAGAGCCTGAGCCAGCCCGGCACCTACCCCGAGCCCGTGCGGGCTGCGCTCATCCAGTTTGACCGTCTGTTCGCTGAGTTTGAGCTCAG CTACGTGTCCTCGCTGGTGGCGGTGAAGTCCCCTGATGAGATCTACAGGCAGCAGGAGATCATCGTGCTCTTCTGTGAGACAGTGGAGAG AGCCCTGCGCTTGGGCTACCTGACTCAGGAGATGATTGACGGCTACGAACCGCTGCTGATGTTCACCATCCCTCGCCTGGCCATCATCAG CGGTCTCCTCATCTACCCCGAGGGTCCCCTCAGCCTGGAGCGCAGCCCTGAGCAGATGTCACGGGTGTTCAGCCCCTTCTACAACTTGCTGACAAAGATCAG ggACCTGCTGCGGGTGCTGTCAGCGGAGGAGCTGTgtctgctggagaggagcctGTGCACAGCTGAAGCAGAGGATCCCTGCAGCCCGGTCACCCCACCGGCGTGGGGGGAAGCAGTGCCCAGAGTGGCCCCCCCTGCTCCATGGGATCTCGTGGAGGGTCCCCACACCACCTCTGCACCCCACACTTTTGTGGGCAGGTTGGATGCAGTGGACAACCCATGCACAGAGAG GCCCCAGCACCCCCCAGGGCCATGGCTGGAGGCTGCGCTGGGTGCCCGCTGCTCGGAGCTGCGCTCCCACTACAGCAGCACCAGGGACATGCTGCACACCCTCTTTGTCTGCATCTCCG GGGTGGCCGATCAGCTCCAGACCAACTTTGCCAGTGACCTGCGCTGCATCTTGAAAACTGTGTTCAAGATCGTGGCCTCGCCAGCAGAAACCTTGGAGGAGATGGGCGGCAGCA AGGATGGAGTCGGTGACCTGTGCACAGGTGATGTGCCCCATGTGGTTGACTGCCCCCTGTGCCCCAGCTCCACAGATGCCGCTGGGCTCCGGAGGGCAG CAGGAGCACGCAGCCGGCCCGAGTGGGTGCCggacagcagctgcagccgcTGCTCTGCCTGCCGGGCGCCCTTCACCCTGCTGCGCCGCCGCCACCACTGCCGCAGCTGTGGGAAG ATCTTCTGCGCCCGCTGCTCGCCGCACACCGCTGCTCTGCCACACTACGGCCAGCCCAGACCTGTGCGTGTCTGCACGCACTGCCACGCCACGCACCTCCCGCCCTGGCGCACCCGCACCCGCTGA
- the LOC110405536 gene encoding lateral signaling target protein 2 homolog isoform X2 yields the protein MLPAALRRWLRRPKRSDPRLLSQFFFADERVTRVVAEINGLDAELDPQQYLVLLNQLHLSQAQLLAVIERIMEECIPTQRYSRDYLVKFPEELSVDNLGNHMLFAAECLLAGTFLEVEETEGAQLRPRARNLLCSLELVRALLREQSLSQPGTYPEPVRAALIQFDRLFAEFELSYVSSLVAVKSPDEIYRQQEIIVLFCETVERALRLGYLTQEMIDGYEPLLMFTIPRLAIISGLLIYPEGPLSLERSPEQMSRVFSPFYNLLTKIRDLLRVLSAEELCLLERSLCTAEAEDPCSPVTPPAWGEAVPRVAPPAPWDLVEGPHTTSAPHTFVGRLDAVDNPCTERPQHPPGPWLEAALGARCSELRSHYSSTRDMLHTLFVCISGVADQLQTNFASDLRCILKTVFKIVASPAETLEEMGGSKDGVGDLCTGDVPHVVDCPLCPSSTDAAGLRRAGARSRPEWVPDSSCSRCSACRAPFTLLRRRHHCRSCGKIFCARCSPHTAALPHYGQPRPVRVCTHCHATHLPPWRTRTR from the exons ATGCTGCCCGCCGCCCTCCGGAGATGGCTGCGCCGGCCCAAG CGCTCCGACCCCCGGCTGCTCTCGCAGTTCTTCTTTGCCGATGAGCGGGTGACAAGGGTGGTGGCCGAGATCAACGGGCTGGATGCCGAGCTGGACCCGCAGCAGTACCTGGTGCTCCTCAACCAGCTCCACCTCAGCCAG GCTCAGCTGCTGGCCGTCATCGAGCGCATCATGGAGGAGTGCATCCCCACGCAGAGGTACAGCCGTGACTACCTCGTCAAGTTCCCTGAGGAGCTCTCGGTGGACAACCTGGGGAACCACATGCTGTTTGCTGCCGAG TGCCTTCTGGCGGGGACCTTCCTCGAGGTGGAGGAGACGGAGGGGGCACAGCTGCGGCCGCGCGCCAGGAAcctgctgtgcagcctggagctggTGCGGGCGCTGCTGCGGGAGCAGAGCCTGAGCCAGCCCGGCACCTACCCCGAGCCCGTGCGGGCTGCGCTCATCCAGTTTGACCGTCTGTTCGCTGAGTTTGAGCTCAG CTACGTGTCCTCGCTGGTGGCGGTGAAGTCCCCTGATGAGATCTACAGGCAGCAGGAGATCATCGTGCTCTTCTGTGAGACAGTGGAGAG AGCCCTGCGCTTGGGCTACCTGACTCAGGAGATGATTGACGGCTACGAACCGCTGCTGATGTTCACCATCCCTCGCCTGGCCATCATCAG CGGTCTCCTCATCTACCCCGAGGGTCCCCTCAGCCTGGAGCGCAGCCCTGAGCAGATGTCACGGGTGTTCAGCCCCTTCTACAACTTGCTGACAAAGATCAG ggACCTGCTGCGGGTGCTGTCAGCGGAGGAGCTGTgtctgctggagaggagcctGTGCACAGCTGAAGCAGAGGATCCCTGCAGCCCGGTCACCCCACCGGCGTGGGGGGAAGCAGTGCCCAGAGTGGCCCCCCCTGCTCCATGGGATCTCGTGGAGGGTCCCCACACCACCTCTGCACCCCACACTTTTGTGGGCAGGTTGGATGCAGTGGACAACCCATGCACAGAGAG GCCCCAGCACCCCCCAGGGCCATGGCTGGAGGCTGCGCTGGGTGCCCGCTGCTCGGAGCTGCGCTCCCACTACAGCAGCACCAGGGACATGCTGCACACCCTCTTTGTCTGCATCTCCG GGGTGGCCGATCAGCTCCAGACCAACTTTGCCAGTGACCTGCGCTGCATCTTGAAAACTGTGTTCAAGATCGTGGCCTCGCCAGCAGAAACCTTGGAGGAGATGGGCGGCAGCA AGGATGGAGTCGGTGACCTGTGCACAGGTGATGTGCCCCATGTGGTTGACTGCCCCCTGTGCCCCAGCTCCACAGATGCCGCTGGGCTCCGGAGGGCAG GAGCACGCAGCCGGCCCGAGTGGGTGCCggacagcagctgcagccgcTGCTCTGCCTGCCGGGCGCCCTTCACCCTGCTGCGCCGCCGCCACCACTGCCGCAGCTGTGGGAAG ATCTTCTGCGCCCGCTGCTCGCCGCACACCGCTGCTCTGCCACACTACGGCCAGCCCAGACCTGTGCGTGTCTGCACGCACTGCCACGCCACGCACCTCCCGCCCTGGCGCACCCGCACCCGCTGA
- the MXD3 gene encoding max dimerization protein 3 isoform X2 codes for MERAASSIQVLLQAAEFLERREQRDRIPPCLAEAEHGSVHNALEKHRRAQLRRCLEQLKQQVPLGAGPARPTTLSLLHRARLHIQRLQEQEVRARRVKDRLRNRQQCLRQRLEQLLSPGGAERSRADSLDSSQLSEQSGSDGEEAEIDVEGAGLGVEPLVGFSTGKDHSYSSPRSPWS; via the exons ATGGAGCGCGCGGCCTCCAGCatccaggtgctgctgcaggcggCCGAGTTCCTGGAGCGGAGGGAGCAGCGCGACCGGATTCCCCCGTGCCTGGCGGAGGCCGAGCACGG GTCGGTGCACAACGCGCTGGAGAAGCACAG GCGGGCCCAGCTCCGGCGCTgcctggagcagctgaagcagcaggTGCCGCTGGGCGCGGGGCCGGCCCGGCCCACCACGTTGAGCCTCCTGCACCGCGCTCGGCTGCACATCCAG CGgttgcaggagcaggaggtgagggCCCGCCGGGTGAAGGACCGCCTGCGGAACCGGCAGCAGTGCCTGCGGCAGcggctggagcagctgctgagcccCGGCGGGGCCGAGCGGAGCCGCGCCGACAGCCTGGACTCGTCACAGCTCTCGGAGCAGTCGGGCTCTGACGGAG AGGAGGCCGAGATCGACGTAGAGGGTGCGGGGCTCGGTGTGGAGCCGCTGGTTGGCTTCAGCACGGGAAAAGACCACAGCTACTCCAGCCCCCGCAGCCCCTGGTCCTGA
- the MXD3 gene encoding max dimerization protein 3 isoform X1 — MERAASSIQVLLQAAEFLERREQRDRIPPCLAEAEHGYASLCPARPRQAGGGGRSVHNALEKHRRAQLRRCLEQLKQQVPLGAGPARPTTLSLLHRARLHIQRLQEQEVRARRVKDRLRNRQQCLRQRLEQLLSPGGAERSRADSLDSSQLSEQSGSDGEEAEIDVEGAGLGVEPLVGFSTGKDHSYSSPRSPWS, encoded by the exons ATGGAGCGCGCGGCCTCCAGCatccaggtgctgctgcaggcggCCGAGTTCCTGGAGCGGAGGGAGCAGCGCGACCGGATTCCCCCGTGCCTGGCGGAGGCCGAGCACGGGTACGCCTCGCTGTGCCCCGCGCGGCCCCGCCAGGCCGGGGGCGGCGGCAG GTCGGTGCACAACGCGCTGGAGAAGCACAG GCGGGCCCAGCTCCGGCGCTgcctggagcagctgaagcagcaggTGCCGCTGGGCGCGGGGCCGGCCCGGCCCACCACGTTGAGCCTCCTGCACCGCGCTCGGCTGCACATCCAG CGgttgcaggagcaggaggtgagggCCCGCCGGGTGAAGGACCGCCTGCGGAACCGGCAGCAGTGCCTGCGGCAGcggctggagcagctgctgagcccCGGCGGGGCCGAGCGGAGCCGCGCCGACAGCCTGGACTCGTCACAGCTCTCGGAGCAGTCGGGCTCTGACGGAG AGGAGGCCGAGATCGACGTAGAGGGTGCGGGGCTCGGTGTGGAGCCGCTGGTTGGCTTCAGCACGGGAAAAGACCACAGCTACTCCAGCCCCCGCAGCCCCTGGTCCTGA
- the PRELID1 gene encoding PRELI domain-containing protein 1, mitochondrial, whose protein sequence is MGKYCASLGVLKGPWDQVFAAFWQRYPNPYSKHVLTEDIVHREVTADHKLLSRRLLTKTNRMPRWAERFFPANVAHSVYILEDSIVDPKNRTMTTFTWNINHTRLMAVEERCVYRVNPENSSWTEVKREAWVSSSLFGVSRAVQEFGLARFKSNVTKSTKGFEYVLARIQGEAPSKTLVETAKEATEKAKETALAATEKAKDLASKAATKKKQFV, encoded by the exons ATGGGGAAATACTGCGCCAGCCTGGGCGTCCTCAAAGGGCCCTGGGACCAGGTCTTCGCCGCCTTCTGGCAGCGCTACCCCAACCCCTACAG CAAACATGTCCTGACCGAGGACATCGTGCACCGGGAGGTGACGGCGGACCACAAGCTGCTCTCCCGGCGGCTCCTGACCAAGACCAACCGCATGCCGCGCTGGGCCGAGCGCTTCTTCCCAGCCAACGTCGCCCACTCCGTCTACATCCTGGAGGACTCAATCGTGGACCCCAAGAACCGAACCATGACCACATTCACCTGGAACATCAATCACACGCGCCTGATG gcagTGGAGGAGCGCTGTGTCTACCGGGTGAACCCTGAGAACAGCAGCTGGACCGAAGTGAAGCGTGAGGCCTGGGTCTCCTCCAGCCTCTTTGGTGTCTCACGCGCAGTCCAG GAGTTTGGTCTGGCAAGGTTCAAAAGCAACGTGACCAAGAGCACTAAAGGATTTGAATACGTGCTAGCAAGGATACAAG GAGAAGCTCCGTCTAAAACCCTGGTGGAGACTGCAAAGGAAGCAactgagaaagcaaaggagaCAGCTCTGGCTGCTACAGAAAAAGCCAAGGACCTGGCGAGCAAGGCAGCCACCAAGAAGAAGCAGTTCGTGTGA
- the RAB24 gene encoding ras-related protein Rab-24, protein MSGRRVDAKVVLLGQEGVGKSSLVERCVHRRFRAGPYQNTIGAAFVAKVLTVGEQTVTLGIWDTAGSERYEAMSRIYYRGARAAIVCYDLTNSSSFQRAKFWVNELQNCEEGCRIYLCGTKSDLLEEDRRKRDVDFHDVQDYADEVKAELFETSSKTGQNVDELFQKVAEDYIHFTAFQEMTEEKGVDLGQKSSSYLYSCCHH, encoded by the exons ATGAGCGGGCGGCGGGTGGACGCCAaagtggtgctgctgggccagGAGGGCGTGGGCAAGAGCAGCCTGGTGGAGCGCTGCGTGCACCGCCGCTTCCGCGCCGGGCCCTACCAGAAC ACGATCGGGGCTGCGTTCGTGGCAAAGGTGCTGACTGTGGGGGAGCAGACGGTGACACTGGGGATCTGG GACACAGCGGGTTCTGAGCGCTACGAGGCCATGAGCCGCATCTACTACCGCGGGGCGCGAGCCGCCATCGTCTGCTACG ATCtcaccaacagcagcagcttccagcgTGCCAAGTTCTGGGTGAACGAGCTGCAGAACTGTGAGGAG GGCTGCCGAATCTACCTGTGCGGCACCAAGAGCGACTTGCTGGAGGAGGACCGGAGGAAGCGAGACGTTGACTTCCACGACGTGCAGGACTACGCTGATG AGGTCAAGGCAGAGCTCTTTGAGACCTCCAGCAAGACAGGACAGAATGTGG ATGAGCTGTTCCAGAAGGTGGCCGAGGATTACATCCACTTCACTGCCTTCCAGGAGATGACAG AGGAGAAAGGTGTTGACCTGGGCCAGAAGAGCAGTTCCTACCTGTAcagctgctgccaccactgA